One Thermodesulfobacteriota bacterium DNA segment encodes these proteins:
- a CDS encoding OmpA family protein — protein sequence MYKHFAAPLILALFLALPGVSLPGLPASAPEAFAQTAPGKADVFFKLNEFAFGPGGEAALKEIAETLKNNPGTVLVIEGYSDVTGDDEYNLNLSRRRAEAVRRFYVAEGVDPARITVGGKGKTDRFASGSDESSLRLNRRVTIRLESGTAPESAPAPEAPARAPGAATAPESETSPKEMIDAITIEETEPAPGPAPVPAPESAPETPSGPGVVSPAVSEMLGKSMRRLTAGRIVFDTPGEMSVGESYTIEAAVTHRFLKDLSQSLAESGADGSLRLGDNVTLHLKGSGFDITPVSDSSIGAEQEFPIDDTEDAKTIAEDSTASWEWSVKPEKSGFQTLLLSVEVAVEDEHLREILAESPVFEKVVQVKPSFFHSISKSYLLMAVIIVIAVAAVGWALIKKLRLG from the coding sequence ATGTATAAACACTTTGCCGCGCCGCTCATACTGGCGCTTTTTCTGGCGCTCCCCGGCGTCTCCCTGCCCGGTTTGCCCGCCTCAGCGCCGGAAGCCTTCGCACAAACGGCGCCGGGCAAGGCCGACGTCTTCTTCAAGCTCAACGAATTCGCGTTCGGCCCCGGCGGAGAAGCCGCCTTAAAAGAAATAGCCGAAACCCTGAAGAATAATCCCGGGACCGTCCTCGTCATCGAAGGCTACTCCGACGTCACGGGCGACGACGAGTACAACCTCAACCTCTCCCGCAGGAGGGCCGAAGCCGTACGGCGGTTCTACGTGGCGGAGGGCGTCGACCCGGCGAGAATAACGGTCGGCGGGAAGGGCAAGACCGACAGGTTCGCGTCCGGCAGCGACGAGAGCTCCCTCAGGCTCAACAGAAGGGTTACGATAAGGCTCGAATCCGGTACGGCACCCGAATCCGCCCCCGCCCCGGAAGCTCCGGCCCGCGCGCCCGGGGCCGCCACCGCACCGGAATCCGAAACTTCCCCCAAAGAGATGATAGACGCCATAACCATCGAAGAGACGGAGCCCGCTCCCGGGCCGGCCCCGGTCCCCGCGCCGGAATCCGCCCCCGAAACACCTTCCGGGCCCGGCGTCGTAAGCCCTGCCGTTTCCGAGATGCTGGGGAAAAGCATGCGCCGTCTCACCGCCGGCAGGATAGTGTTCGACACGCCGGGGGAAATGAGCGTCGGCGAATCTTATACGATAGAGGCCGCGGTCACACATAGATTCCTTAAAGACCTTTCCCAAAGCCTCGCCGAGAGCGGCGCGGACGGCAGCCTCAGGCTCGGCGATAACGTTACCCTCCACCTGAAGGGGAGCGGTTTCGACATAACCCCCGTTTCCGATTCGTCGATAGGGGCGGAGCAGGAGTTTCCCATCGACGACACCGAAGACGCGAAGACGATAGCCGAGGACAGCACGGCGAGCTGGGAATGGAGCGTTAAACCCGAAAAGAGCGGGTTTCAAACGCTCCTTCTTTCCGTCGAGGTCGCGGTCGAGGACGAGCACTTAAGAGAAATCCTCGCCGAGTCCCCCGTTTTCGAAAAGGTGGTCCAGGTAAAGCCCAGCTTCTTTCACTCCATATCGAAAAGCTACCTCCTCATGGCCGTCATTATAGTCATTGCCGTCGCTGCCGTGGGCTGGGCGCTGATAAAAAAGCTCAGGCTCGGCTGA
- a CDS encoding DUF4412 domain-containing protein — MLRRASFFLFFLAVMCALGALSERAYSGLVMQQVVYEEGSPSKQQVTLYIQDNKLKQVENAGQFSPAVIFDLNSGNIIFVNDEKKLYITLNRDEYLKYIESFMSENKNAPQEKRDVKLKKTDETGSFAGYSSKKLEIYDNGKLQTEYWVSKEPGFSEEIDLDKMSKLMNEVKKISQNIGGSASISDNEYKVIQEIYEEGYPMKTVYYAPDGKGSVTEEIISVKKEDIPAAEFLPPAGYEKITYQDILNQQ; from the coding sequence ATGCTTCGTCGTGCAAGCTTTTTCCTTTTTTTCCTGGCGGTGATGTGCGCCCTTGGCGCTCTCTCCGAAAGGGCCTACTCGGGGCTCGTCATGCAGCAGGTCGTCTACGAGGAAGGCTCCCCCTCGAAACAGCAGGTGACGCTCTACATACAGGACAACAAGCTGAAACAGGTCGAAAATGCCGGCCAGTTCTCCCCCGCGGTCATATTCGACCTCAACTCCGGAAACATTATATTCGTAAACGACGAGAAGAAGCTCTACATAACCCTCAACAGGGATGAATACCTGAAATACATCGAATCCTTCATGTCCGAAAACAAGAACGCGCCCCAGGAAAAAAGGGACGTCAAGCTGAAGAAGACGGACGAAACCGGGAGCTTCGCCGGCTACTCCTCGAAGAAGCTCGAGATATACGACAACGGCAAGCTGCAGACGGAATACTGGGTCAGCAAGGAGCCCGGGTTTTCCGAAGAAATAGACCTCGACAAGATGTCCAAGCTGATGAACGAGGTAAAGAAGATAAGCCAGAACATCGGCGGCTCAGCGTCCATTTCCGACAACGAATACAAGGTAATTCAGGAAATCTACGAGGAAGGCTATCCGATGAAAACAGTGTACTACGCCCCGGACGGCAAGGGCTCGGTCACGGAAGAGATAATCTCCGTTAAAAAAGAAGACATACCCGCCGCGGAGTTCCTTCCGCCGGCCGGCTACGAGAAGATCACCTACCAGGACATACTGAATCAGCAGTAA
- a CDS encoding DegQ family serine endoprotease yields the protein MSRLAKIFVLSLVVSLISLGQVMQAGAQEVGGYNSLSPLVKKLSPSVVNISTTNVSKGRTFSYESPFKDRENDPFNEFFDKFFGQQPEREFRGRGLGSGFIFSEDGYIVTNNHVVEKATDIKVILQNGDIYSAEIIGTDPKTDLALLKIEPKEKLPAVRFGNSDSLEIGDWVLAIGNPFGLGHTVTAGIISAKGRSLGLGSYDDFIQTDAAINPGNSGGPLFNFGGELVGVNTAIIAGGQGIGFAIPVNMAKDVVAQLRSNGKVVRGWIGVYVQEVTPDIADSMKLKDHKGALVADVAPDGPADKAGLKRGDIIVEFDGASIENMPELPKSVAANPPGTKSEMKVIRNGQVKTLNVELGQLPEEVAQESRRVKGKAVEQDLGLVVQEITPEVQSTFGTGRSEGVVITNVQPGSIAANSGLAPGDVILEINKKQITNLDNYGKSMDSAAPGQNILFLVQRGSNTIYVALKPGAHNDKG from the coding sequence ATGTCAAGGCTGGCAAAAATATTCGTTTTATCTCTCGTCGTTTCTTTAATCTCCCTGGGCCAGGTCATGCAGGCCGGCGCGCAGGAGGTAGGGGGATACAATTCGCTTTCACCGCTCGTCAAAAAGCTCAGCCCTTCCGTAGTCAACATCAGCACGACGAATGTCTCCAAGGGAAGGACCTTCTCCTACGAATCTCCTTTCAAGGACCGGGAGAACGATCCCTTCAACGAATTCTTCGATAAATTCTTCGGCCAGCAGCCTGAAAGAGAATTCAGGGGGAGGGGGCTCGGATCGGGATTCATATTCAGCGAGGACGGATACATCGTCACGAACAACCACGTCGTCGAAAAGGCGACCGACATAAAGGTGATACTCCAGAACGGCGATATATACAGCGCGGAGATCATAGGGACCGACCCGAAAACGGACCTCGCCCTCCTCAAGATAGAGCCCAAGGAAAAGCTCCCCGCGGTCAGGTTCGGCAACTCCGACAGCCTGGAAATAGGCGACTGGGTGCTCGCGATCGGTAACCCGTTCGGGCTCGGGCATACGGTCACCGCGGGAATAATAAGCGCCAAGGGCAGGTCTCTCGGCCTCGGCTCCTACGACGACTTCATACAGACCGACGCCGCCATTAACCCGGGCAACAGCGGCGGCCCTCTCTTTAACTTCGGCGGCGAGCTCGTGGGCGTGAACACCGCGATCATAGCGGGCGGCCAGGGCATAGGATTCGCCATACCCGTCAACATGGCCAAGGACGTCGTCGCCCAGCTCCGGAGCAACGGCAAGGTGGTCAGGGGCTGGATAGGTGTCTACGTTCAGGAAGTGACCCCCGATATCGCGGACAGCATGAAGCTAAAGGATCATAAAGGCGCCCTCGTTGCGGACGTAGCGCCGGACGGCCCCGCGGACAAGGCCGGGCTTAAAAGGGGCGACATCATAGTCGAGTTCGACGGCGCCAGCATCGAAAACATGCCCGAGCTGCCGAAGTCGGTCGCGGCCAATCCCCCGGGAACGAAATCCGAGATGAAGGTAATCAGAAACGGTCAGGTAAAGACCCTTAATGTCGAGCTCGGGCAGCTCCCCGAAGAAGTGGCCCAGGAGTCGAGAAGAGTAAAGGGCAAGGCTGTCGAGCAGGACCTCGGCCTCGTAGTCCAGGAGATAACCCCCGAGGTGCAGAGCACATTCGGCACCGGGAGGTCCGAGGGCGTCGTGATTACGAACGTCCAGCCCGGGAGCATAGCGGCCAATTCGGGTCTTGCGCCGGGCGACGTCATTTTAGAAATAAACAAGAAGCAAATCACGAACCTCGACAATTACGGCAAGTCCATGGATTCCGCGGCGCCCGGTCAGAACATCCTCTTCTTGGTTCAGAGGGGCTCGAACACCATATACGTCGCCTTAAAGCCGGGGGCGCATAATGACAAGGGCTGA
- a CDS encoding sulfide-dependent adenosine diphosphate thiazole synthase: MSDFKVKFAPVGEKEVTKAIVEGFANEFNEYITSDVIVVGAGPSGLVAAKDIAKQKYKVLLVERMNYLGGGFWIGGYLMNKVTVREPGNEVLDEIEVPYEEVEKGLYVADGPYACSKLIAMTCEAGARIRNMTMFDDLVYRENGRVAGIVINWTPIANMPKEITCLDPIAIESKLVIDATGHDAYCVSRLSQQGLYKKLPGHGSMWVEKSEEALVEYTGEVHPGLIACGMSVNSVYGLPRMGPTFGGMLLSGKKAAKVAIDILEKQEQARA, translated from the coding sequence ATGTCCGATTTTAAGGTGAAGTTCGCACCGGTAGGGGAAAAGGAAGTCACAAAGGCCATAGTAGAAGGCTTTGCCAATGAATTCAACGAATATATTACCAGCGACGTGATAGTCGTGGGGGCGGGGCCGAGCGGTCTCGTGGCTGCAAAGGACATAGCCAAGCAGAAATACAAGGTCCTCCTCGTGGAGAGGATGAACTATCTCGGGGGCGGTTTCTGGATAGGCGGTTATCTCATGAACAAAGTCACGGTGAGGGAGCCCGGGAACGAGGTGCTCGACGAGATAGAAGTCCCTTACGAAGAGGTCGAAAAGGGGCTCTACGTAGCCGACGGGCCTTACGCGTGCTCTAAGCTCATCGCGATGACCTGCGAGGCGGGGGCGAGAATAAGGAACATGACCATGTTCGACGACCTCGTATACAGGGAGAACGGCAGGGTGGCCGGCATAGTCATAAACTGGACGCCTATCGCCAACATGCCCAAGGAAATCACCTGCCTCGACCCGATCGCGATAGAGTCGAAGCTCGTAATCGACGCCACGGGGCACGACGCATACTGCGTTTCGAGGCTCTCGCAGCAGGGGCTTTACAAGAAGCTCCCGGGACACGGCTCGATGTGGGTGGAAAAATCGGAAGAGGCGCTCGTCGAGTACACAGGCGAGGTACACCCGGGGCTCATAGCCTGCGGCATGTCCGTAAACAGCGTATACGGGCTTCCGAGGATGGGGCCGACGTTCGGCGGAATGCTCCTTTCGGGCAAAAAGGCCGCCAAGGTCGCGATCGACATTTTAGAAAAGCAGGAGCAGGCAAGGGCCTGA
- the rpsR gene encoding 30S ribosomal protein S18 yields the protein MESPRDRKYFARKKVCRFCTESLEMNYKNIDTLSRYITDRKKIVPKRNSGLCARCQRQLATEIKRARFMALLPYTVLH from the coding sequence ATGGAATCACCGAGAGACAGAAAGTATTTCGCAAGAAAGAAGGTGTGCAGGTTCTGCACCGAATCGTTAGAGATGAACTACAAGAACATCGACACACTGTCGAGGTACATAACCGACAGGAAGAAGATAGTTCCCAAGAGAAACTCCGGGCTCTGTGCGCGCTGCCAGAGGCAGCTCGCAACGGAAATAAAGAGGGCGCGATTCATGGCGCTTCTCCCCTACACCGTGCTTCACTGA
- a CDS encoding NAD(P)/FAD-dependent oxidoreductase has product MSILKRKKKLDENKAEAEGYSLPVRFGPEMRVLIIGGGIAGLTLAGLLQQRGFKPRVVERIPEYGKVGYIIVLWPSGGRVLKGLGFYRDLIETGLPFSTYNVWNEKGEMLRSYSVDEVSEKYGPMISIYRSELISILRKNINPESLTMGVTVEKIHQTPDEAIVTFSDGTEESFDLVVGCDGVRSKTRGLVFGDVPLSYSGMRGWSFWLKSGISKSAQIAEYWGTGKFLGIWPTRNRLSVFTCIRSPRGTPETVENRLDHIRQHFSDFGGIVPEVLAGLEDPGDIFHDEYCDLRMDEWYKGRVVLVGDSAHAVLPTAGGGVSMAIESAAVLADELSRADSKYISQALEAYVVRRRPRVNKVQDQSRMMGRVAFADSRAVSVLRNLVMRFYSSRLHLKYWDDLLKEPI; this is encoded by the coding sequence ATGTCGATTTTAAAGAGAAAGAAAAAGCTCGACGAAAACAAGGCCGAAGCCGAAGGCTATTCGCTGCCCGTAAGGTTCGGTCCGGAAATGCGCGTCCTCATCATCGGCGGCGGCATAGCGGGGCTCACCCTCGCGGGGCTCCTCCAGCAAAGGGGTTTCAAGCCGCGCGTGGTCGAGCGCATACCCGAATACGGCAAGGTCGGCTACATCATCGTCCTCTGGCCCTCCGGAGGCCGGGTTCTCAAGGGGCTCGGCTTTTACAGGGACCTTATCGAAACGGGGCTCCCCTTTTCCACTTACAACGTCTGGAACGAAAAGGGCGAGATGCTGAGATCCTACTCCGTCGACGAAGTATCCGAAAAATACGGGCCTATGATAAGCATATACAGGTCCGAGCTCATAAGCATCCTCAGAAAGAACATAAACCCCGAAAGCCTCACGATGGGCGTAACGGTCGAGAAGATTCACCAGACGCCCGACGAAGCCATAGTCACGTTCAGCGACGGGACCGAAGAGTCCTTCGACCTCGTCGTCGGCTGCGACGGCGTCCGCTCCAAAACGAGGGGCCTCGTGTTCGGCGACGTCCCCCTTTCCTACAGCGGCATGAGGGGCTGGAGCTTCTGGCTCAAATCCGGTATCTCCAAATCGGCCCAGATAGCCGAATACTGGGGCACGGGCAAGTTCCTCGGGATATGGCCGACCCGGAACAGGCTTTCCGTGTTCACCTGTATACGGAGCCCCAGGGGTACGCCCGAAACCGTCGAAAACCGCCTCGATCATATAAGGCAGCACTTCAGCGACTTCGGCGGCATAGTTCCCGAGGTCCTCGCCGGGCTCGAAGACCCGGGGGACATATTCCACGACGAGTACTGCGATCTCAGGATGGACGAATGGTACAAGGGCCGCGTCGTCCTCGTAGGCGATTCAGCCCACGCCGTCCTTCCCACGGCCGGCGGAGGCGTGTCGATGGCCATAGAATCGGCTGCGGTGCTCGCGGACGAGCTCTCGCGGGCCGACTCGAAATACATCTCACAGGCGCTCGAAGCCTACGTCGTAAGGCGGCGTCCCCGCGTCAACAAGGTGCAGGACCAGTCCCGCATGATGGGCAGGGTCGCCTTCGCCGACAGCCGCGCCGTATCCGTCCTGAGGAACCTCGTAATGCGTTTTTACTCCAGCCGGCTCCACCTCAAATACTGGGACGATCTCCTTAAAGAACCCATATAA
- a CDS encoding VOC family protein: MEWLRSIFRGEDNISGIDHAAIVVTDMDRAVGFYSGILGLEIIRDGRPEGGDKKTFLGNKNGVFLALTEDKNRIPGGPVNHIAFKVNDIEAAARRLKDAGILFIEEKTGPGGEAIAYHFLDPDGLELEICAPAHNQVPQY; this comes from the coding sequence ATGGAATGGCTCCGGAGCATATTTCGCGGCGAAGACAACATAAGCGGAATCGACCACGCGGCCATAGTCGTTACCGACATGGACAGGGCTGTCGGCTTTTATTCCGGCATACTCGGGCTCGAGATCATTCGGGACGGACGGCCCGAAGGCGGCGACAAGAAAACCTTTCTCGGTAACAAAAACGGCGTCTTTCTCGCCCTGACGGAGGATAAAAACCGCATCCCGGGCGGGCCGGTCAATCACATCGCCTTTAAGGTAAACGATATCGAGGCTGCGGCAAGAAGGTTAAAAGACGCCGGCATTTTATTCATAGAAGAGAAAACCGGCCCCGGCGGCGAGGCTATCGCATACCATTTTTTAGACCCCGACGGCCTTGAGCTAGAGATATGCGCTCCTGCACATAACCAGGTCCCCCAGTACTGA
- the rplI gene encoding 50S ribosomal protein L9, whose product MKVILISDVESIGKRGELLDVKNGLAANFLIPKKLAVKATPGNIKAWEQKSASLRKKEDKAKADAEAHAARLEGTKLTIAVKVGEEEKIFGSVTSQGISDALKEKGFEISRKQIELENPIKALGTHEVPVKIYHEVTATVTVEVVEES is encoded by the coding sequence ATGAAAGTCATACTGATTTCCGATGTTGAATCGATAGGCAAGAGGGGTGAGCTGCTGGACGTGAAGAACGGGCTTGCCGCCAACTTCCTCATCCCGAAGAAGCTGGCCGTAAAGGCCACTCCCGGGAACATAAAGGCGTGGGAGCAGAAGAGCGCGTCGCTCAGGAAGAAAGAGGACAAGGCAAAGGCGGACGCCGAGGCGCACGCGGCCAGGCTCGAGGGGACGAAGCTGACCATAGCCGTCAAGGTCGGCGAGGAAGAGAAGATATTCGGCTCGGTTACGTCACAGGGCATATCCGACGCGCTCAAGGAAAAGGGGTTCGAGATATCGAGGAAGCAGATCGAGCTCGAAAACCCGATAAAGGCGCTCGGCACCCACGAAGTACCTGTAAAGATCTATCACGAAGTGACGGCTACAGTCACCGTCGAAGTGGTGGAAGAAAGCTAA
- a CDS encoding GNAT family N-acetyltransferase, with translation MSRDYTLSVYDSIGALDREGYNALIDRENPFLEYEFLEAMEESGCVGPHTAWIPRYLVLRDRGAMAGAVAAYIKLDSYGEYIFDWEWARAFENARLKYYPKLVAAVPFTPATGTRISVHPEYPFEECAGILARGLAELAVREECSSAHVLFLTERECSLLERLGFLTRITHQYHWKNRNYGSFEDFLGDLRSGRRKQIKKERRSLEGTGLEIRIVEKNDIKEEHIDAVWDFYMDTHSRKWGSAYLNREFFDLMWKKYRHRLVLVMARDGERWIGGSFNIVKNNRLFGRYWGALEPCNNLHFECCFYSLIDYSINNGVDIFEAGAQGEHKFLRGFGAVPTYSSHLILNEAAGRAIGKFLDRERGYTERLIEQYNLQSPLKYLHGQ, from the coding sequence ATGAGCAGAGACTACACGCTTTCGGTATACGATTCCATCGGGGCCCTCGACAGGGAGGGATACAACGCCCTCATAGACAGGGAAAACCCGTTCCTCGAATACGAGTTTTTAGAGGCGATGGAGGAGTCGGGCTGCGTCGGGCCGCACACGGCGTGGATACCGAGATACCTGGTGCTGAGGGACAGGGGCGCAATGGCCGGCGCGGTGGCGGCTTATATAAAGCTCGATTCTTACGGCGAGTACATATTCGACTGGGAGTGGGCGCGGGCGTTCGAGAACGCGCGGCTGAAATACTACCCGAAGCTCGTCGCGGCGGTGCCCTTCACGCCGGCTACAGGGACGCGGATATCCGTCCATCCGGAATACCCGTTCGAGGAGTGCGCCGGTATCCTGGCGAGGGGGCTTGCCGAGCTTGCGGTGAGGGAGGAGTGCTCGTCCGCGCACGTGCTTTTCCTTACGGAAAGGGAGTGCTCGCTCCTGGAGAGGCTCGGGTTCCTTACGCGGATCACGCATCAGTATCACTGGAAGAACAGGAATTACGGGAGCTTCGAGGACTTTTTAGGGGACCTTCGCTCGGGAAGGAGGAAGCAGATAAAGAAGGAAAGAAGATCGCTCGAAGGAACGGGCCTCGAAATAAGGATCGTCGAAAAAAACGACATAAAGGAAGAGCACATCGACGCCGTATGGGACTTTTACATGGACACTCATTCGAGGAAGTGGGGGAGCGCTTATCTCAACAGGGAATTCTTCGATCTGATGTGGAAGAAATACAGGCACAGGCTCGTTCTGGTCATGGCGCGCGACGGAGAGAGATGGATCGGGGGGAGCTTCAACATCGTCAAGAACAACAGGCTATTCGGCCGCTACTGGGGGGCGCTTGAGCCCTGCAATAACCTCCATTTCGAGTGTTGTTTCTACAGCTTGATAGATTATTCTATAAATAACGGAGTCGATATTTTCGAGGCCGGGGCTCAGGGCGAGCATAAATTCCTCAGGGGATTCGGGGCGGTTCCCACGTACAGCTCGCACCTGATTCTGAACGAGGCCGCAGGGCGCGCAATCGGCAAGTTCCTCGACCGGGAGCGCGGGTATACGGAGCGCCTCATAGAGCAGTACAATTTGCAGTCGCCTCTCAAATATTTGCACGGGCAGTAG
- the rpsF gene encoding 30S ribosomal protein S6 yields the protein MAVKPRYYETLYIIRPDIKEEDLAKIEQRLRDALAAHEGEIIRFDKWAQRELAYEIQDYNRGTYYIIIFKSLPGAVAELERHLRFYNTDVLRFMTVSITEAAANKEKAAQENKAAEESSTPEAAPAEAAPEAAPEAAPEAAPEAAPEAAPEAAPEPEQETKAESEPATAEPTEGGAN from the coding sequence ATGGCTGTAAAGCCGAGGTATTACGAGACTTTATACATTATCAGGCCCGACATCAAGGAAGAGGACCTCGCCAAGATAGAGCAGAGGCTCCGCGACGCCCTCGCGGCCCATGAGGGAGAGATAATAAGGTTCGACAAGTGGGCGCAGAGGGAGCTCGCATACGAGATACAGGACTATAACCGGGGGACGTATTACATAATTATCTTCAAATCGCTCCCCGGCGCCGTAGCCGAGCTCGAAAGACATCTCCGTTTTTATAACACCGACGTCCTCAGGTTCATGACAGTATCCATAACGGAAGCGGCGGCCAACAAGGAAAAGGCCGCACAGGAGAATAAGGCGGCGGAAGAGAGCAGCACGCCGGAGGCGGCGCCGGCCGAGGCCGCACCTGAGGCCGCACCTGAGGCCGCACCCGAGGCCGCACCCGAGGCCGCACCCGAAGCTGCACCTGAAGCTGCACCTGAGCCCGAGCAGGAGACCAAGGCAGAGAGCGAGCCGGCGACGGCCGAACCCACGGAAGGAGGAGCCAACTAA
- a CDS encoding RidA family protein has protein sequence MTRADRLKELGIDIPDIASPLGSYKPASVTGSLLFVSGQLPLSGGKPLFEGKVGADVSPEDAARAARQSAINVLAVLKKELGTLDNVKKIVKVTGYVASAPGFTGQAGVLNGASDLFFDVFGEEGRHARAAVGVSELPLNAPVEVEIVAEII, from the coding sequence ATGACAAGGGCTGACAGGTTAAAGGAGCTCGGCATAGATATACCGGACATAGCGTCGCCGCTCGGCTCCTACAAGCCCGCGTCGGTAACGGGCAGCCTCCTCTTCGTGTCCGGCCAGCTCCCGCTCTCGGGCGGGAAGCCGCTTTTCGAGGGTAAAGTCGGGGCGGACGTCTCTCCGGAAGACGCCGCCCGCGCAGCGAGGCAGTCGGCGATAAACGTCCTCGCCGTGCTGAAAAAGGAGCTCGGCACGCTCGACAACGTAAAGAAAATTGTGAAGGTCACGGGCTACGTCGCGAGCGCGCCCGGCTTTACGGGGCAGGCAGGCGTTCTTAACGGTGCGTCCGACCTCTTCTTCGACGTGTTCGGCGAGGAAGGCCGCCACGCGCGCGCAGCCGTAGGGGTCTCCGAGCTTCCGTTAAACGCCCCGGTCGAGGTAGAAATCGTGGCCGAGATAATATAA